Genomic window (Halomicroarcula saliterrae):
CTCCCGCGAAATTGAACGCACAGGTTAACCAACAGTCGCTGCCTATCAGCCCCGATGTTGGTTAACTACCTGAGGCCTTTTCTGTGAGACGCCTGTCTCACAACCTATGAATACTGACACCGACGACGGCCGTGAGGGGGACGGCTCGACGAAAATCGACGTCCGTGTCCCGCAGAAGCTGGTCGACCAGATCGACGCGGAATACGAGAAGCATGGATACACGTCTCGATCCGAGGCAATCCGCGACGCACTCCGGGCCTGGGTGGACCCGCCGATTCGACTCTCCGAAGAGGTCCTCGAGGACCTCGAAACCAGTCGCAAGCAACGCGAACGTGGT
Coding sequences:
- a CDS encoding ribbon-helix-helix domain-containing protein, with product MNTDTDDGREGDGSTKIDVRVPQKLVDQIDAEYEKHGYTSRSEAIRDALRAWVDPPIRLSEEVLEDLETSRKQRERGETYSLDEVGDTYGVDVDE